The Maniola hyperantus chromosome 6, iAphHyp1.2, whole genome shotgun sequence sequence aatttttaaatcatgaTGTAAACAATTTAAGAACTTTATCAAAcattacttattaaaattacgaaagtgtgtttgtttgtccttcaatcacgttgcaacgtaGCAACGAATCCacgtgattctttgcatggATATCGATAAATATTTGGTGAATGAgcttggctactttttatcttagaaaatcaaatagttctcataggattttgaaaacctaagtcgatgcgacgaagtcgcggagtCAGCTAGTCTTATAACATAAAGCTCTTAGACAGAAATGGTCGGgattacttaaattattataactaattaatattaatacctcAAATAATTGAAGACTTTCCTCAACAGGCCTATTTCTCCAGGGCGAGGGTGGAGGATTAAAACCCTTGATTTCTTCTGACTTCTGGTGGCACACATATGCAAGGTCTTTATTGATTAACTTTACCGCCCACTCATATAGTTTATCAAAATAATCAGAAGAGTGTGTAATTTTATATGGCTTGTAACCTAAAACCATAACttgtttaatttacaaaaattacacATTACAAATAGTAAACTAAACCAAAAATTAAAGaagtataatatacttatttaaaactgCAACAATGCTTATATGATATGTGAAAAAGAATAGTACAttgtatgtaatattatgtataatccatactaatattataaatgcgaatgtatgtctgtttgtctgctagcttttcacggcccaagagTTTAactaatgaaatttggtacagagttagcttacatctcggggaagggaaggacataggctactttttatcccagaaaattaaagagttcccacaggatttttaaaaacctaatctcGCAGACGAAGCTGCGAGTAATTAATGATAATATGAAATGATATTTTTTCCAAACCAAAAAAACGagttaaaaaatagcctatattaCATCTACCCATCCAGCAAACTATAGATACACCtatttgtgtcaaattttacTTACTATATACTTAGTTCAGCAGTTATGTAGAAAAGGCAGATACACAAATAGACAGATATACATGATTCAGGCTAGTCGCAATTTAGATGAGTTTTTGTACGAATTTGACTCGTGCGAACACGACGTATGAATACGCACGAACAATCCCGcgaggtgattacgtatctcgcgacaagcTTGCGaggcgacaggcgtaaatctcgcgatcattgctgtcaaacgtcacacgtaacagcggctagagagagaccgcaatagccacaaagcaaaataagaagaagagagacagcaaatgactgtcgcattgctactgctgccgcgttgctgtcgctactgcaacgttttacgtaatcactccGCCGATCTTCCAAGTACTATGGGAGTGTGTACTCTGGGTGCGAGTTACACCCAGTCTATGCGATCCTAGTATTTTTAAGATCGGGATCGTTTATGGGTGTCCGCACGAATCTaattcgtacgaaaacgcaACCAAAATGCAACTAGCCTTAAGGGTGtgtgtgcactcatccgtattcggttcgtatccgtgattcttagaagtggccgtcatacaaatacaatACGTActcatttgattcgtatttttacgatgagtgcacaaacgccctaagcaTGGAATAAACATTtctatttttgtcattttttaaaGTTGTCATGCCAGCTAGTATAATGAAAAACTAACCTAACCACTCCACCATGTCTTTGATACCAACAAaaaacttttcttcttctttctcaGGATTTGTATCGTCATATCTCAGGAAACAAATACCATCATGAGCTGCAGCATacccaaaattaatattaatagcttTTGCATGGCCTATATGAAGAATTCCATTTGGCTCTGGGGGAAATCTTGTCCTTACTTTGCCAGATGTAATCTTAAGATGATCTTCTATCAATTTCTTAGTGTTTGGAGTTACAATATAACCATCTGTCTTATAGTTTTCTCCAGGAGTATGAAAAGataattttttcattaattCTGGCACAGAAGTTGCACCTTCGACATCACCAGTGGCAGCAGATACTCGAGATTCTTTATAGcctaaaacaaaaatgtttactAACCAACTGCCTTCATAATGTTAGTGtgattttcatggcagccattttgaaacttttattgtttgctgttatagtggcaatagaaatatatattctatgaaaatttcaactccctaCTTATTACaattcatgagatacaaccaCTGACAGATAGGCAGGCAGATAGATGGATGGTAGACAGTGGAGGAGGTTCAGTAATAAGGGGTTCTAGTTAAAAAGTTgagtacatttttagggttctgtacttcaaaaggaaaaaggaacctttacagaatcactttgttgtctgtctgtctgtccgtctgtatgtcgtgTTCATTAAGAAAACcgatagggtacttcccgttgacctagaatcatgtttgctaggtaggtaggtcttatagcacaagtaaaggaataaatctgaaaaccatgaatttgtggttacatcacaaaaaaaaaaatgtgttcatgaacaaataattagtatgtattttcaattttcaaagtaagataaccaattttcaaaataagataactatatcaagtggggtatcatattatgaaagggctttacctctacattttaaaataggtttttatttatgactcgcacttggccagtttttttgcaTAGTAATTTCCAATAACATTAATATCTACAGACCTTGGGTTTCttctttaacttttttattctCATTGTCACTTTTTGGTTTCTTTTCAGGCTTAGGTGCTGGTGCCAGATCAGCTTCCGTTTTTGGTCCTAATAAATCTAAAATCTGAAATGAAAAGGCTGACAATAATTTGATTTAGAGAGCCCACCCGAGGTGATCAGCAGGTGCAATAATAttcttttgtgtttaggtaggtaaaattcaatcaaaacagatttttttagtaTACCCTAGGTATTGTTAAATCTGTAGACCTTAGGCGACTGTGTTAGCTGATATATATTATGCACATTGCGTGGCTGTATTGTGTGGCAATGTGTTATTTCGTTTCTATCTTTATTTCTACACCTATAGTGACTTTAGGATACAGCGACAGAATTGTAGTGGTTCCTTCATCAGCGTCAAAACTGAAATCTACTGTATATTGTTACTTCTGGATGAAaaagctttctaatggtgaaggaattattaaaatcaattcagtagtttcagaacTTATTAATTACAGGCAAACAAATCAATCAGTAAGTATACATACCTGGACAGCAACTTCATTTTGAATAGCTTTCCCATCAGCCCATTTTAATTCAGCTCTAACTGCTTGCATAATTATTCCTGAATTAAAGCGATACCTTTTCTCTATCAACTCCTGTTTATATTTTGCCATTTGTTTTTCAACTGCTTTCTCAACTTGTTCAGGAGAAACAGACACACCAACTCCACAATATTGCTCAAATTCGCTAATGTTTAAATTTTCTTCATTAATATGACTTAAAAGATATTCCAATGCAGCATCTACTCTTAGGGTAGAATCTATCTTTCCATTGGCAACATATTTACATACCAATGGCAGTCTAATTTCAATTTGAGGTTTTATTTTGGTAGCCAGATGGTAAAGCAGTGAGCCAGCACCGGTTGGTATATTCTCAATATCTACCTAAAATATACGATAAAATACGCataccaaaaaaatataaataaaaacacaagtAACAGTATGACAAGGAATTTTCTATAAGAATAATCtgcaaaaatatgaaatttaaaTCTAACCTCACTTATTGCAGCAAGAAGAAATTTAGTTACTTTAGCGTTTTTTAAGGTTTCTTTTGCTTTTGTTTCACTTAGGCCTAAAAGCTTTAGCTTTTTTATAGTTTCTTCTGGAATCATGATAAGTTTCACGATACACCttagtaaattttaaaaaatgttctCCACTCAGGAACTATGAATTTTTGTCgtgatatgttaaaagtactctgtggtcgtGATCGTGATtttcacagaccaataacatttGTATattaccacagagtacattatatatactggaaATTACGATTTATGTCTTACGAGAATATCAAACTTAAACTCGGAGTAATTATATATCTTAAACTTATCAAAGAGAGAATCAAAGAATAAAGGTTTgacaaattcatattattatactctttggacAAATTTGACAAGATTGATGAGATTAAGAtaagatcaaagaatttctaagtactacctACATGATTAAGATCATATAGGTAACGGATAAATAGAATTCTATAACACAGGTCCACAACCGCAGAACAATAGGTAATACCTCACATTTCACAGCAAAAATTATACTTTAACTCTGTCACAAAAAGTCATTTTTATACTCTTTGGTATAGCGCGAACATTTAAAtgcctcacgcgccattttaataatttttgtgtcaactgtcatatttcatgaaaaaagtaggtacgaaagtccttattttattttaaacattaaaggtacttctgacatgacagttgacccatagagttaaaatggcgccaaAAAAGTCATTTTAATGGACTGTAATAATATGAACTAGGTATGtattagaggtgtcaaaaaataatgtacctaataaatttattaaatatataaatgtattcaagatattcgtttttagattaaaacaaaattgaatacaatatataataagtagtgaaaatttgagaaaatccttcctaaaaaataactcaggcgttcgatctttgatacgccgcgcgcggcgcgaccgagcgacgatattagaataaaatatattaggtaggtacagctgaatacaaatatcgtcgcgattcgacggtgaataattattacatcgaattttcgtattggcctgttacatgttgactgtgatgatacgagtatgcggctagtatttttatcattttgtttgtttcgtaataaattttgaatgcagttttatttatttgtgaacttgagtgtcgataaatatttaatgcgaataattgtaatgtacattaagcaaaataatgtagattaggtacatttttgtgttgtgatagatttgtgtcgcgcgttaataatacctattatagtagatttgttctttttggaaatacttgcgtcattttataaatcgtatgagaaaatgtttttcaaagtgtaggtattatcatacatttaagtattataggtaataggttaggtacgtgaagtggtattgttctttttagaaatcatcatcatcattttataattcgtatgataataaatatgtagaaatgtatgataataaacatagtagttacctactaaaaagatttttttataggtaactaggtaaacttacctacctattgtattgtaggtatctacttgacattgctttatcgttctacttgtttttatttttacatacatcggtaggtactaggtactgtattccgcgacaggttgagatggcaatcggggtatgaggcgggggtgacaccccgcacacccgcacgtcaccctcgctcgcccgcactgggttagcacaggggccgtgcgggtgtgcggggcattccctccccgattgccatttcgacctgtcgcgaaggtatggattgggtacctattaagagtaaaatttaaaatttaaatcaatcgagttaaatacaagctataccctagttctcgaccttattgacggttatgagaaagttgttttttgtcatattcttgttcagtaggtatcattcatagattgttaaaatgttgttccctatgtcaataaggtcggaaatcgcttgcacccatttatatgcttgcgcctcatggtgaaatcggtgcaagcaaatctcgaccttattgacggttatgagaaagttgttttttgtcatattcttgctcagtataattcatagattgctaaaatgctgttttctgacgtatgtcaataaggtcgaaaatcgattgcacccatttttctgcttgcgcctcacggttcaagcaattttttttttgtaacaaaataatgtaacgttaataattattaaatatttgtctgtaacacgtgataatattgtgatacacacatgaacctgtatttgacacctctagtatGTATTATCAAAATGtgaaaattcttattttttataaattccgcTAATCTTTATttactaactaggtaggtatattaaaactgtaacaggtccaattttgtacattgaagatattttgaacatttttttcgagggcactctataatcgatacctACTAAGCCCAAGattgtattttttcatttttgtctgtttgtctgtattATGGCCACGCAATACGCCGAAACCAATAAAACTTGGTTTGATTTGAtttcatactatgaggaaggacataggataggtactttttatcccgaaattgaAATTCAGCATTCAGCAGCGATAGGAGAGgggaaagttaaaatgtatattgAGTTGTAATAATTCAtcaacgcgtagtccgatttcattaattcttttttgttagaaagaggTTTTTGTTAAAGATTGTCCCGTCAATATTTCAAGCTTTGattttcaaggtcatcggttatGTAGTTCAGAAATTACAGACACCACAATCTTCAGTATCAGGTCCAAATTACTTTGTATTTGCACCTTATAATCTTTAGTAATTACTAATTGAATTctgataattataaataaaagtttttgtgttcttgtgtttttattttttacccattgaatttcaaagaaaaaaattagaaagaatTCCAGCAGTGCTGCTTCTTTGGTTATTGGcacttaatttaatatttaattaggtactaatgacattaattaatgtgacaatattataggtagaccagaatctcatcaAAATTGAAATGGGTAGGTAGCTGCGAGTgagacatatttttttaaagaatatcatCCAAACTCAAAGTTactcatgactaatattcccctttcccctccaactaagcctaaagcttgtgctaggagtacctaggtaagtactagGCAATactgcaacgggtggggttagATTAGAACCACCGCCACGGACCTTTCAATTCGAAACTCCGAATTCAGTCCGATCATTAACCATTGAGCTTTTGAGGCCCTGTAATATTGTTTCGTAATATGCAATTGATGCCGTTACTCTTAATCCGATAGTAACAAGGCAACTAGACGCGACTAACCCAGTGGAAAATTTATGATTTCCTAAGGTTAAAAGCCACGCCACGTGTATAGATTAATTTTATCACAATTAGtaacatttgtttgtttacgttTTGACttgtaatataataagtaggtacctaactagagTCTTCTTGACCCTTCTCGTTATTAGAATATTGCATGGTCTGTAGTctacccttttttttttttttttttttttttttttttccgtggggaaatcctcatggatgccaccgcacccggggaggtgcggaggttatgtcggactcttaccgactaaaaccccacgatgttccacgcatcgcctggtggctgggctacggggccaaacacgttcgcgcaacccagccagcggcgcctgctgaggacccacctcaggggaccaatgaagtccctaaacaccgtctgaggcgcaccaggaacacaaaggtgcgccttccgactcgaggactggtttctttaCGGACGATAGACTCCCCGTGTCTATTGCCCAAGAGTCCTTCTCAAGGGGGTAGGCGGCGGTCGTGGGCGACTCGCCTACGCCCGACCCTCCTACGACGGATGGCATGAGAGTTGAAATCATCTTCTCTCATGCGCTCCGCCAGCTCCTTCTGCGACATTACCTGCTCGCAGAAGAGCTCTACTGCTTTCCAAGACCCATCGCTGCCCGCCATGGCTTTGACCACGGCTGGCAGGGAGAGGTCTTGCCCCACTGCCGCCACGAGCGTCTCTCGCGACTCAGCCCATGCTGGGCACTCTGCCAGAGTGTGTTGCGCCGTATCCACGGCACTGCCACACTCATGGCACTCCTCAGTAGGCTCTCTACCTGCGATCTTGCACAGGTACCTTCCGAAGCAGCCATGCCCCGAAAGAACCTGCACAAGATGGAAGGTGAGTACGTCTGTAGTCTACCCTAGTCctactagtagtagtagtgtAGTAGATTTCTTATTCCGATGTAAGCAATAGTAAGCAAGAATGTGCTGTATTcacttatttttaaccgacttgattaaccgacttcaaaaaaaggaggaggttctcaattcgtcggaatcttttttttttatttttttttattttttatgtatgttccccgattactcgaagacgcctggaccgattttgaaaattctttttttgtttgaaagggtatacttcaaagttggtcccatttaaatttggtgaagatctgatgaacatcttcgaagatagatactggaactcctcaacagataagagtaaattgctcgcgatcagtgtaatagcttagtaaacagtagatttttaaccagtcatagcataattccatgggaccactaaaaattgtgaaataaaaaaaatttacaaaaaaaataaaaaccgacttcgatacacaaacactaaaaattgaaaaataatttaatttattaccgaatatataatgtatacaagagttaatatagttccataataatattttttggggtcggtgccaatgaggtgccattgtggagtctcataaaaatatgaagtctagacgattcgcgcagctaaagctaattggcaccggcaccaaaaagtattattatggaactatattaactcttgtatcaat is a genomic window containing:
- the GlnRS gene encoding probable glutamine--tRNA ligase; amino-acid sequence: MIPEETIKKLKLLGLSETKAKETLKNAKVTKFLLAAISEVDIENIPTGAGSLLYHLATKIKPQIEIRLPLVCKYVANGKIDSTLRVDAALEYLLSHINEENLNISEFEQYCGVGVSVSPEQVEKAVEKQMAKYKQELIEKRYRFNSGIIMQAVRAELKWADGKAIQNEVAVQILDLLGPKTEADLAPAPKPEKKPKSDNENKKVKEETQGYKESRVSAATGDVEGATSVPELMKKLSFHTPGENYKTDGYIVTPNTKKLIEDHLKITSGKVRTRFPPEPNGILHIGHAKAININFGYAAAHDGICFLRYDDTNPEKEEEKFFVGIKDMVEWLGYKPYKITHSSDYFDKLYEWAVKLINKDLAYVCHQKSEEIKGFNPPPSPWRNRPVEESLQLFEDMKNGKIDEGDATLRMKITLEEGKQDPVAYRIKFKAHHRTGNKWCIYPTYDYTHCLCDSIEHITHSLCTKEFQSRRSSYYWLCNALDIYCPVQWEYGRLNVNYTVVSKRKIGKLIEEGIVKDWDDPRLFTLTALRRRGVPAAAINAFCAALGVTGAVGAVDPSMLDAAVRNVLNITAPRVMVVLEPLKITVTNFPSDKSISVQVPDFPNEPEKGSHAVIFDKVLYIEDTDFKEQPEKGYRRLTASQSVGLRHAGYLLKVTKVIKDRTGKVNELECTVESTETSEKPKAFIHWVSQPVTVQVRLYEPLFKHKNPEDPTEVPGGFLSDCREDTLQTAAAYADASIKGAGVFDKFQFERIGYFSVDPDSSPTKMVFNRTVSLKEDSGK
- the LOC138402484 gene encoding uncharacterized protein produces the protein MRAESGQQRARTGVLSGHGCFGRYLCKIAGREPTEECHECGSAVDTAQHTLAECPAWAESRETLVAAVGQDLSLPAVVKAMAGSDGSWKAVELFCEQVMSQKELAERMREDDFNSHAIRRRRVGRRRVAHDRRLPP